From Lagopus muta isolate bLagMut1 chromosome 15, bLagMut1 primary, whole genome shotgun sequence, the proteins below share one genomic window:
- the LOC125700595 gene encoding uncharacterized protein LOC125700595: MSAHNMTWISYPSKSLASTSLEEIEAFIASQNIISRLMHCYIAFFVPTGLIAGVCILVIFIKNYVQNKAMEHLDLLLLHFTISNITMILLSFTVINRPDYTRVTHLACSVLSFLFNFSYFSSQHSLVLMLLMLLLKRFPPRTALSTVTQRPILCVGCLLLCAFCLALTEAVLVGTENYHLETDCQLDPLFAWPEYEIVKFTLGFGIPSFLQILSFITLLAKEAPAEAPALQQHIRAYLAVFIISITTFICRLFYNIMILFRTTLKLQKSIGTPKDELVMNIAEIVLFSESCASLVLILCLHKPCKDRILQVIRSCRRAPSTPSHLDIPVAPTSPEMMSQ, translated from the coding sequence ATGAGCGCTCACAACATGACGTGGATCAGCTACCCAAGCAAGAGCCTGGCTTCCACCTCCCTGGAAGAAATTGAAGCATTCATAGCTTCACAAAACATCATATCCAGACTTATGCACTGTTACATTGCCTTCTTTGTGCCAACAGGGCTGATAGCTGGCGTGTGCATTTTGGTCATTTTCATAAAGAATTATGTGCAGAACAAAGCCATGGAACACTTAGACCTGCTTCTCCTACACTTCACCATCAGCAACATCACAATGATTCTGTTGTCATTCACAGTCATCAACAGACCTGACTACACAAGAGTGACCCACCTGGCCTGCAGCGTTCTGTCATTTCTGTTCAACTTCAGTTatttcagctctcagcactctttggTGCTGATGCTTCTCATGCTGTTACTGAAGAGATTTCCACCAAGGACTGCTCTGAGCACAGTAACCCAGCGCCCCATTCTGTGCGTTGGATGCCTACTGCTATGTGCCTTCTGCTTGGCTCTGACAGAGGCAGTGCTGGTTGGCACAGAGAACTACCACTTGGAAACAGACTGCCAGCTAGATCCGTTATTTGCATGGCCTGAATATGAGATCGTTAAATTCACCCTTGGATTCGGAATCCCATCATTTCTTCAGATACTCTCTTTTATCACCCTCCTTGCTAAAGAAGCCCCTGCTGAAGCTCCAGCCTTACAGCAGCACATCCGTGCTTACCTTGCTGTGTTCATTATAAGCATAACTACATTTATATGCCGTCTATTTTACAACATTATGATTCTCTTCAGGACAACACTGAAATTACAGAAGAGCATTGGAACTCCAAAGGACGAGCTTGTGATGAACATTGCTGAAATAGTACTGTTCTCTGAGAGCTGTGCTAGCCTGGTACTCATCCTCTGTTTGCACAAACCATGCAAGGACAGAATACTTCAAGTCATACGGAGCTGCCGAAGggcacccagcacccccagccaCCTCGACATCCCAGTAGCGCCCACAAGCCCTGAAATGATGTCTCAGTAA